Proteins encoded in a region of the Vitis riparia cultivar Riparia Gloire de Montpellier isolate 1030 chromosome 7, EGFV_Vit.rip_1.0, whole genome shotgun sequence genome:
- the LOC117918121 gene encoding UPF0481 protein At3g47200-like, with translation MAGNELVIQMEEGQQEVVADKVVKPADGNKHFRTLADLKSEILQLGNKETSSSAIEKRRCPKVPEWLLPSDAKGSSNAKGSKPSDKCLSPSDAKGSVLSDNHHYMPKIMSFGPYHHGNPKLERGETIKLKLAADGIQLLVAGMKDQPIEESVDHVYSIIRGKVEELRGSYDMKSIEKYSAEQFSVMILVDGCALLWYILCVCSGGDHEDYNIRYQDLSLIHQDALLLENQLPYQLLFQDLLKMTEPELTIDCWRVIVLEFFGMIESSFFQEFFGIKEQSFLRKMKNYCCAPLVWITQIINPKSETSDKESKRCHHLLDLYRKYLLGPSPKHTENRNSGIENHKDRKKDLVADAKDQVMASFRNVKELMAAGIRIKPSPTRYLRDISFTSHCNCITACLRLPPITIDKSTKTLFFNLIAYEMTLGVDHHDFISYLRFLDSLIDHADDVKELQSAGVLQNNLGTHEEVAEFFNTVSAELESNFLAYKDVRVKIRNHLKSHYNSRLKMWMTQCLDTYFGSPWTIIAWVGAALALFFTAVQTYFAVFLR, from the coding sequence ATGGCTGGGAACGAGTTGGTCATTCAGATGGAGGAGGGGCAGCAGGAAGTAGTTGCTGATAAGGTTGTAAAACCTGCGGATGGCAATAAGCATTTTAGAACCTTGGCCGACTTAAAATCCGAAATTCTTCAACTAGGAAACAAAGAAACTTCTTCATCAGCAATTGAAAAGCGACGATGTCCCAAGGTTCCAGAGTGGTTATTGCCATCAGATGCCAAGGGTTCATCAAATGCCAAGGGTTCTAAGCCTTCTGACAAGTGCTTATCGCCATCAGATGCCAAAGGTTCTGTGCTTTCTGACAACCACCACTATATGCCAAAAATCATGTCTTTCGGTCCTTACCACCATGGCAATCCCAAGCTCGAGCGTGGAGAAACAATCAAGCTTAAATTGGCAGCAGATGGCATCCAACTACTTGTTGCGGGCATGAAAGACCAGCCAATAGAGGAGTCAGTCGATCATGTTTACAGCATAATTAGAGGAAAAGTTGAGGAGCTGAGGGGCAGTTATGATATGAAGTCCATAGAGAAATATTCGGCTGAACAATTCAGTGTGATGATTCTTGTGGACGGGTGTGCTTTACTGTGGTATATTTTATGTGTTTGCTCAGGTGGTGACCATGAAGATTACAATATCAGATATCAGGATCTAAGCCTTATACATCAGGATGCGTTGCTACTGGAGAACCAACTTCCCTATCAATTACTCTTTCAGGACCTGCTGAAGATGACGGAGCCAGAACTTACCATTGATTGTTGGAGAGTAATTGTCCTGGAATTCTTTGGCATGATCGAGTCGTCATTCTTCCAAGAATTCTTTGGTATAAAGGAGCAGTCATTCCTGcgaaaaatgaagaattattgCTGCGCCCCGTTGGTCTGGATCACCCAAATTATTAACCCGAAATCTGAGACATCTGATAAAGAATCAAAGCGTTGTCATCATCTCCTTGATCTCTACCGAAAATATCTCCTAGGCCCTAGCCCAAAGCACACAGAAAACAGAAATTCGGGGATTGAAAATCACAAGGATAGGAAGAAGGATTTAGTTGCAGATGCGAAGGACCAGGTTATGGCATCATTTAGAAATGTGAAGGAGCTTATGGCTGCTGGAATCCGCATCAAGCCTAGCCCTACACGTTACTTGAGGGACATTTCTTTCACTTCCCATTGCAATTGCATCACTGCATGCCTCAGACTTCCTCCGATCACCATTGATAAGTCAACCAAGACATTGTTCTTCAACTTGATCGCCTATGAAATGACCTTAGGCGTCGACCATCATGACTTCATCTCTTACCTTCGCTTCCTTGATTCCCTCATTGATCATGCTGATGACGTTAAGGAGCTGCAGTCCGCCGGGGTACTCCAAAACAATCTAGGCACTCATGAAGAAGTGGCTGAATTTTTCAACACTGTGTCCGCCGAATTGGAATCAAACTTTCTTGCTTACAAAGATGTGAGAGTCAAGATTCGGAACCACCTTAAAAGTCACTATAACAGCAGACTGAAAATGTGGATGACACAATGCCTGGACACCTACTTCGGTAGCCCCTGGACTATCATAGCTTGGGTTGGTGCTGCTTTGGCCCTTTTCTTTACTGCCGTCCAGACCTACTTCGCAGTCTTCCTTCGTTGA